From a single Labrenzia sp. PHM005 genomic region:
- the iolB gene encoding 5-deoxy-glucuronate isomerase, which produces MSDLLVKPSGTTGKVHDITVANAKTAKSPDWNYVGFALHRLKAGDAISEEASDREIILVMVEGKAEISADGESFGIQGERMNVFEQIAPHSVYVPNGSTWSATAATDCTIGVCTAPGHGGHTARVLPKPEKVTRGKGANTRYIYPIAMEDSDVADSLLVTEVFTPAGNWSSYPPHRHDEDNYPEMTYLEETYYHRLNPEQGYGHQRVFTEDGSLDETMSVESHDVVLVPKGHHPCGAPYGYEMYYLNVMAGPMRKWRFQNHPDHDWIAQRDAD; this is translated from the coding sequence ATGAGCGACCTTCTCGTCAAACCTTCAGGCACGACAGGCAAGGTGCACGATATCACCGTCGCCAATGCTAAGACGGCTAAGTCTCCGGATTGGAACTACGTCGGCTTTGCCCTCCATCGCCTGAAGGCAGGGGATGCGATTTCTGAAGAAGCCAGCGACCGCGAGATCATTCTGGTCATGGTCGAGGGCAAAGCGGAAATCTCGGCAGACGGCGAGAGCTTTGGCATTCAGGGCGAGCGCATGAACGTGTTCGAACAAATCGCTCCGCACAGTGTTTATGTTCCGAACGGCAGCACTTGGTCGGCGACCGCAGCGACCGACTGCACCATTGGTGTGTGCACAGCGCCCGGACATGGCGGACACACAGCCCGCGTCTTGCCGAAGCCGGAAAAGGTCACCCGGGGCAAAGGCGCCAACACACGCTACATCTATCCAATTGCGATGGAAGACAGCGATGTGGCTGACAGCCTTCTGGTTACGGAAGTTTTCACACCAGCTGGCAACTGGTCGTCCTATCCGCCGCACCGGCACGATGAAGACAACTATCCGGAGATGACCTATCTGGAAGAGACTTACTATCACCGTCTCAATCCGGAGCAGGGATATGGCCATCAACGGGTGTTTACCGAAGACGGCTCGCTTGATGAGACGATGTCGGTCGAAAGCCATGATGTAGTGCTGGTTCCAAAAGGCCACCACCCCTGCGGTGCCCCTTATGGCTACGAGATGTATTATCTGAACGTCATGGCCGGTCCGATGCGCAAATGGCGCTTCCAAAACCATCCGGACCACGACTGGATCGCCCAGCGGGACGCCGATTGA
- a CDS encoding SH3 domain-containing protein → MYRLFFMFLMSVVLYGPVATASAQNAFPQQGISYGGKVRAGPGLQYGQIGSLRDGDRIQIVGATGVMMDGYEWFQIRYRNGRTGFQWGGLMCSQRPYPTIYKTCPNLGQVNPAPGPGNGLTIVGDPNVTGKNVASVSYPGGVFKQVGYREWHETGPRGRVRYTFIEKSRDQWSVYLHDASRNVSIQLDLHRRKILIGLASAPNTPIYDIVNMAANPNLIKNPGIGGPTTGTNGFTLSRAGYPGGRFIMKTNGRWHQTGPNGAVQYGYQETNRDQHSVFLLDRSRNVSVKLDLRNNRILFGIGNGPMAEMAKITSKQ, encoded by the coding sequence ATGTACCGCCTGTTCTTTATGTTTTTGATGAGTGTGGTTCTTTATGGCCCAGTTGCGACCGCTTCGGCGCAAAATGCATTTCCCCAACAAGGTATTTCTTATGGCGGCAAGGTCCGCGCCGGCCCTGGACTGCAATACGGTCAGATTGGCAGCCTGCGGGATGGCGACAGAATTCAGATTGTTGGGGCCACGGGCGTGATGATGGACGGCTATGAGTGGTTTCAAATCCGCTACCGGAATGGCCGCACCGGCTTCCAGTGGGGCGGGCTGATGTGCTCACAGCGCCCTTATCCGACGATTTACAAAACCTGCCCTAATCTCGGTCAGGTCAATCCGGCCCCAGGTCCCGGCAATGGTTTAACAATTGTCGGAGATCCGAATGTGACGGGCAAAAATGTCGCCAGCGTGAGTTATCCGGGTGGTGTTTTCAAACAGGTCGGTTATCGCGAATGGCATGAAACCGGACCGCGCGGCCGGGTCCGCTATACCTTTATCGAAAAGTCGCGCGACCAGTGGTCCGTCTATCTTCATGATGCGTCCCGCAATGTGTCGATCCAGCTGGACCTACACCGCAGGAAAATCTTGATTGGTCTCGCCAGCGCCCCCAACACGCCGATCTACGACATCGTTAATATGGCGGCCAACCCGAACCTCATCAAAAATCCAGGGATCGGCGGCCCAACAACCGGAACGAACGGCTTCACACTGTCCCGTGCGGGTTATCCAGGCGGCAGGTTTATCATGAAGACCAATGGCCGCTGGCATCAAACCGGACCGAATGGGGCCGTTCAGTATGGATACCAGGAAACCAATCGCGACCAGCACTCTGTCTTTTTGCTCGACCGCAGCCGGAACGTTTCGGTCAAGCTGGATTTAAGAAACAATCGCATTCTGTTCGGTATCGGCAATGGCCCGATGGCAGAAATGGCGAAAATCACGTCCAAACAGTAA